Proteins from a genomic interval of Triticum aestivum cultivar Chinese Spring unplaced genomic scaffold, IWGSC CS RefSeq v2.1 scaffold90168, whole genome shotgun sequence:
- the LOC123174364 gene encoding germin-like protein 8-11 produces the protein MASSSSFLVLAALLALVSWQATASDPSPLQDFCVADMNSPVRVNGFVCKNPVEVNADDFFKAANLDKPRVPNKVGSNVTLINVMQIAGLNTLGISIARIDYAPLGQNPPHTHPRATEILTVLEGTLYVGFVTSNQPAPNRNKFLSKVLNKGDVFVFPVGLIHFQFNPNPHQPAVAIAALSSQNPGAITIANAVFGSDPAISDDVLAKAFQVEKNTIDYLQAQFWENNHY, from the exons ATGGCATCCTCCTCTTCCTTCCTTGTCCTTGCTGCACTTCTTGCGTTGGTCTCATGGCAGGCCACTGCTTCTGATCCTAGCCCACTCCAGGACTTTTGTGTCGCCGACATGAATTCACCAG TCCGTGTCAATGGGTTTGTTTGCAAGAACCCGGTGGAGGTCAATGCGGATGACTTCTTCAAGGCGGCCAACCTCGACAAGCCTAGGGTACCCAACAAGGTTGGATCCAACGTCACTTTGATCAACGTCATGCAGATTGCTGGACTCAACACCCTCGGCATCTCAATTGCACGCATCGACTATGCTCCCTTGGGTCAAAACCCACCACACACGCACCCTCGCGCCACTGAGATCCTCACGGTGCTCGAGGGGACACTGTATGTTGGCTTTGTCACATCCAACCAGCCCGCCCCCAACAGAAACAAGTTCCTCTCCAAGGTGCTCAACAAAGGTGATGTGTTTGTCTTCCCCGTGGGGCTCATCCACTTCCAATTCAACCCCAACCCCCACCAGCCCGCTGTTGCAATTGCCGCGCTCAGCAGCCAGAACCCAGGGGCTATCACAATTGCCAATGCAGTGTTTGGGTCAGACCCAGCAATATCAGATGATGTTCTTGCCAAGGCATTTCAGGTGGAAAAGAATACAATAGACTATCTCCAGGCTCAGTTCTGGGAGAACAACCACTACTAA
- the LOC123174361 gene encoding germin-like protein 8-5 — protein sequence MEVNADDFFKAANLDKPRVPNKVGSNVTLINVMQIAGLNTLGISIARIDYAPLGQNPPHTHPRATEILTVLEGTLYIGFVTSNQPAPNRNKFLSKVLNKGDVFVFPVGLIHFQFNPNPHQPAVAIAALSSQNPGAITIANAVFGSDPAISDDVLAKAFQVEKNTIDYLQAQFWENNHY from the coding sequence ATGGAGGTCAATGCGGACGACTTCTTCAAGGCGGCCAACCTCGACAAGCCTAGGGTACCCAACAAGGTTGGATCCAACGTCACTTTGATCAACGTCATGCAAATTGCTGGACTCAACACCCTCGGCATCTCAATTGCACGCATCGACTATGCTCCCTTGGGTCAAAACCCACCACACACGCACCCTCGCGCTACTGAGATCCTCACGGTGCTCGAGGGGACACTGTATATTGGCTTTGTCACATCCAACCAGCCCGCCCCCAACAGAAACAAGTTCCTCTCCAAGGTGCTCAACAAAGGTGATGTGTTTGTCTTCCCCGTGGGGCTCATCCACTTCCAATTCAACCCCAACCCCCACCAGCCCGCTGTTGCAATTGCCGCGCTCAGCAGCCAGAACCCAGGGGCTATCACAATTGCCAATGCAGTGTTTGGGTCAGACCCAGCAATATCAGATGATGTTCTTGCCAAGGCATTTCAGGTGGAAAAGAATACAATAGACTATCTCCAGGCTCAGTTCTGGGAGAACAACCACTACTAA